The DNA segment GCAGGTGCCCCTTTGGTGCCTTTGctcttgcttttctctcccccttgaTTGCACTTGCccagctccctctcctccttcaaaGGCCAACTCAGATGTTCCCTGTGGTGCATTCTCCCTGGACTCCCCTGGAAAGCCTCTTCTCACCTTCCCCTAACTCTGCGGCAGGACTTGCCACAATGCTAGGAACGTGTCCCCGGCACACCCTGAGTTCCTCCCAAACCCGAGCCCGCCGAGTGGGACACGTGGCACCGGGGAGGGCCCTGACGCGGGTGTCAGAGGAGCGGGTGCCCAGATCCCAGCGGCGCCTTCTCCGTTCAGCCACACACTGTCGCCTCTTCTGTTTTGGCAGGGCGAGGCTGAAGAACAACAATAGACAAGTGTGCATTGACCCGAAATTGAAGTGGATTCAGGAATACCTGGAGAAAGCTTTAAACAAGTAAGCACAACAGCCAAAAAGGACTTTCCGGTAGACCCACTTGAGGAAAGCTAAGACCCGTGTGGCAGATGGAAGGGCAAGGTTGGGGGAGGAAGGCCTGCATGGGGGGGACCAGGCGTGCCTTGGGGGTAGCGCACTGACCTGGGAACAGGCTTGAGGTCGGCCCGGCACGTAGACACCCGCATTTATAGCCTATGGTACGATACCGCAGCTTATGTCCACCCGAGCCCCATACCCTTGCGCACTGGCTGTTCTGTAACTGGGGTTTTTCTAAGAAATTCTATTGTACCAGCAGCATTTCCCCGCTGTCGGTTCTCTCGTAATCCTCATAATCACGTCAttcccattatcttttttttaatcaatgatgACTTCACGATCTGTATTTGGTTTGCTGTGGagcttttcttcctttgcccctGGGGCATCTGGGCACAGTCAGGTGACAGGCCAAGCATGGAGCTCAGAAAAGCGTCCTTCCTCCAGACTCAGAGGAAGACCGTGGGCGGCTCCCGCAGTGGGTGCCCGTCTTAGAATGACAGCCCAAGGTGACCCTCTGATACTGACCGGTGCTAGGCCACGGCCACCACCTCCACCCTCTCCTTCCAGCTCAGTGGTCGGATCTGTAGGCTCCATGTAGAGGCTACTGTCGCTGGGGACTGTGCTCAGAAACCCTGTCCCGGTCATTCccaggcctctccctgcctccagcagcATGCTTTTATCTTGCTCTGCTTCCCGTTTCTGTACATGCTCAGTGGGAGGAGAGGGATTGCTGGGGCCCCCGCCCTGCAGCCCTCTCCTCTCttcaccctcccctcctgctcagGCCCTCTGTGAGAATcttctctggcctctgcctccagaGCGGGGCCGGCCCTCtccgggggtgggtgggagatcCTGTCTCCGCCTTCCCTGAAAGGCAGGTCTTTGCAGAGTCCGATGCAATTTTCAATCTGAACTTGTTTCGAGGAATTTGGTTCTGTGATTGCCTCCGAAGCTTATATATGCCACGGAGGCTCTGTACACCCTGAGGTGTCTGAAATCCGAAgcggaaaaacaaatgaataaatgagcctCTTGCCACTAACCCCTCCTCCTGAAACCGCAGCATGGTTTCAGGCTCCAGTCAGAAATGTTGGCAAGGTGACATTTCCATGGTAAATGTGATCCACAGATGGGCCTAGTGGTATTTGTAACTTTCTGCAAggcattttttatatattttttgtgcacatttttttatgtttctttagaaaacaattgtatttcagaatatatttataGTCGAACAATTCGTATATTTGAAAGTGGAGCCATATGAACGTCAGTAGGTTACCTTTCTCTATTATCTTAAACTACTGGCAATTTGTAAAGAAATACATATGATCTATAAATGTGATTGcagctttttaatgtttagccACAGTGTATTTTTTCACTTGTACTAAAATTGTATCCAATGTGACATTATATGCACTAGcaataaaaatgctaattgtTTCATGGCATCAGCCTCCTACTGGATGTGGGAATTTCTTTACCTGAAATAAAATCCATTAGTGGTTAGACACGGGGCTCTGATACCTTTCTGGAGTTTATGAAGATAAGGTGGCCTGCTGGTCAGGTGCCTTGAATCCCTCTTGCCAAGTTCACATGTGAGCACGGGCCTGGCTCAGGAGCAAATGAGAGCTGCAACTCAAGTTTTtgagccttttgttttttttctttctttctttctttttaaacccaATGGAAACAACAGTGCTAGTTTTCTGAAGAATAATATTTGACTCACTaattcctcttccccttcctcctcttcctcggTTCTCCTAACACCCCCACGTAATCTCCAGAGACTCGACTCTCATAATATCCAGCTTTCACATTCTCCCATGTAAAAATCCCATAATTCCAGGCCATGGTTAATAGAAAGCCTGCCCAGGAGCAGGTGGCCTTACCCCATAAATCATTAAATACCATTCAGCTTGAATCATTTTAATGTGACAGTCATGAGCCAGTTGTTCTAATCAAATTCTGCTAACCagctctctcccttgctctccagAACAATCCCAGTCATTCCCTGGGGGACGTCCCCCAAGCATCCAGAAAGGAGAAAGTGGCATCAggctgccttctttctcctctcctggaTGGCCATCTGAATGTTGGGTCTCTAACCTCCAAAGCATGATTCAGTTTGAAGcgcagggtttttttttagctCGAGCAGAGAGTTTAGCTCTGcactgagaaggaaggaaggctgaGTAGATGGGATTGAGGTGAGTTAGAAGGCCAAGTCCAACCTGGCCCTGGACTTCACACCCTTCACAGCCTATCAGATGTGAGTGCCTTTCCGGGTTGGAAACCTCAGGCCATAGCTGGAACCAGGGCCAGGTTGGCAGGTTGGCCATGGCGATAGCCAGGTCACAGATGTTCTGGAAGGCTGGCCAATATTTCTCTTGGAGTCAGGGGGAAAATGTCTGCTTTATTTTAAGGAAGTACTGGTGGGCCGTGCTTTGCCCGGGGGCCTCCAGGCCTAAGACAGAAGACAGGGTTGAGACTGATCCCCAGGCCAGCGTGAAATAGTGTGCAGACTGAGACAGACCCCGGTCCCTTTCAACGTCATTAATGGTTCTACTGATTTTATCTAAGGGGGcgcagagaagaaaaaatggggaaaagagaaaagataggaaaaaagaagcgacagaagaagagaaaggctgcccagaaaaggaaaaactagttCTCTGCCACTTCGAGATGGACCGCAGTGCGCGCTGCTCTTGTCTCTCCGGCGCTTTGTAAATTTGCTCTAACCCTCCTCCAGGGCACACGCCTTGCCTTCCGTGCAGGTGCTCAGACCTTCCTCGGAGGAGCGGCGCTCCTCTGGCCACACTGGCTCCCGTGTTTAGGCGCTTTTTAAGGCCCTTCCTGGTCTGCTAAGTTATGAAGAAAGTAGTTGTGCCGAGACTGGGGTTGTGGTCTGGGATGAGGACACTATGCTCAGGACTGTCTCGAGCGGCCCGGGGTCTCCGGCCTTGCCCTGGGCCGCTGAACCCCCACCCGGCCCTCCACTCCCTCTCCCAGAAGGGCCGGCTCACCGGCACACCGGCTCACACACTCACAGCGTGCCTTCCTGCTGAGGCCAGAGTGCAGGCCCGGCCCGCACAGGGCCATCTACTAGCACAGCAGCGGCACCTCGGCCAGCGAGGGCCTTCTGCCCTCCCCTTGACCATGGCGGGTGCTGCCCGGCACAGCCTTCGTGGGGCCCAGCTAGCTATGGCCGTGCCTTTTACAGGTGGTAACTGACTCTTTCCCAAGGGGCCCTCCACCCCTCTGCCACCTGGGGTGGGACTTCTCCAGCACCCCCGTCCTAGGCCTGGGGCTGTGAGAGCGACTTTACCCCCGAGCAGGGCTGGTTTCCGGACACCAAGGGGGTAGCAGCTCCGCATTCCCCGGGAGCAGCTGTGGAAAATACTTCTCAGGGAGCCTCTTGTCCGGGCAGTTCACTTTATAGATTCTTTAAACGGGTCCCCGATGTGGAGGAACTGTGTGAAGGGCCTGTCCCCACCCACCTGCTGGGACAGTCTCGGTGACCTTGTGCGATTAGGTTCCGGGACACAGCTGCCTCAGTCCTCACTCATGGGAAATATGTGCTTAAAGTGAACATGGTGCTCTAGAAAGCTCTAGAACTTTCCTCATACCACCCACAGATTTATGTCTAAGATTTTTGCCAAGTCTCTCTAATCTGGACCGGAAGGAGGGGGATCACATGGGAGAGCAAAGCCCAGATTTCAGTAGTACTTCGAAAAAGGACACCTCGAATGTCTGGACTGTGCTCCCCATCCTCCTGTCCCATGTAAACACTCCCCCTGCACCCCAGGCCCCTGGTCATGATTCAGTCTGTGGATCCAGAAAGATGAAGTGGTTGGAGCACTGGACAGATGGAATCAGGAGAAGAAAACCCAAGGCGCCCTCCTGTTAGACTCACCTGGAACACTGTGTCCCCTCACGCTTTAGCGTCCTCTGGGATGGCAGCACAGAACCTTGTGGCCATTCCTTTTCCCCATCAGGGAAGTGTCCTGCTAGGGTGCTGCAGCCCAAGTCCTTTTAttccccatccctctcccttTTATGTGGCTGACTCTCCAGCCTGCACCCCTCTTGCCAGCCCTGGGGATGGCAGGCCTGCTCCGGGGTGTCCGGGATGCCCTCCCgctccccacctgccctgcctcCTAAGGCGTCAGGATGTTTGCTGGTCTGCCCAGGGCagcaggcctgggctggggcacCTGCGCTGGGGTAGTCCTACCTTTCCTAAACCGCTCAGGAGCCGGTCAGGCCCGCGCCCCATGCTCTCTGTTCCTCATACAGCGGGAACGGCACGTCTCTGTGCCTCGAGAGGGGCAGTGGGTCCCTTCTGAAGACCACAGGGGGCTGTTTGCCATCTAGCAATGGTGGGTCAAGCTATTGCTGTCCTGAGACGACAGACTGCTCCTTGCAGTGCTCAGCAAGACAGCGCCTTCCACTCCTGCTGGGGGAGCTGGGACTGTGGGGACTAAGACGGTTGGCCCCACATTCCGAAAAGCAAACACGCTCCATTTCTGTCCTCCTGTGACCTCACTGGCCCTGGGCCCTTGCTGTATCTGACAAGCTGATGTAGCGCCAGCCCCGCTgaagatgggggggtgggggggctgtggAAGAGTAGAGCCGGACTCCGTTCTGTTTTGGGTTGAAGCAAGTGAACGGTGCCAGCACCGTCCTGGGGCCagtcggggtggggtgggggtgaggaggtaGATGGAGGTGGTCGGTGGTACCCTGGATGGCCAGGCAGCCTGCTCCGGGCCTGGTGCAGGACCGGGCCACACTGAGGTAAGGGGTTGTCAGCCCTCCATCCACGCTGGGGCTAAGGCAGTGCGCCCTGCCCTGTTGCGTGACCACCGTGCCTCGCCGTCCGTCTGCGTGCCCTTGTTCGTCTGCCGTACCCTGTGCTGGCTGCGCCCGACTTTCCTCTCCGCTTCCCATCTTCCATCCATCCCTCCGCTTCAGCCCTGGCTGCCTCTCTCGccaccctcccccttcccagggcCTCGGAAAGGAGGCACACGGCCGCGATTTGGAAGTCAGGAGTGGGGGCCCTGCTGCAGCAGGGCTCGGCGTCTTAGGCTTGCTGCCTGGCCTCCGCCTTAACggtgtctccctctgttcttGTTAACAGGAGGTTCAAGATGTGAGAGGCGCAGGTTGGGTCAGACGCCTGAGGAAACCTTACAGTAGGAGCCCAGGTCTGAAACCAGTGTTAGGAAGAGCCCGCAGCAGCTTTGCTGCACCCAGGCAGGGCCCGGTACATTTCCGAGGGCTTTGTTTTGCACAGTTTGCCTTTACTATCACCATTTGATTATGTAGCAAAATATATGGTGTTTATTCTCCATTTAGTTTGATTATCCAGTGTCGCTGGTGACAGATAGGAACTTAGACTGAGGCCGTTATTTTACTTGCTTTGTTATAATATCTTTCCCGTGGAGCCCCTCACCCAGCTGGAGGTTCCTGAGTTTTGTATCTCTCTGAGCTGTGCAGGCTGAGACCCCAGATCATCCTGTTGTGGGACGGAGAGCCCCTGGGACGTATCAGAACCAGGGCAGACCCTAGTGAAGGCTGCCCCGTGCATGGGTGGGGGGGGCTGCAAGGTCAAGTTTAGAGAGTCAGACGGGAGCTTCACCCTTCCTCGGAGTGAGAGCTGGGGCCTTCCCCACTGGTGAGCATCGCAGGGCTTCCCCAAGCTGAGGCAGGCAGGAGGATGaggccagggcagggagagatgcACCCCTCATCCTGAGCTCTTCCCTACATCCCATCATGCTGTTGTCATTCTCTGTCTCATCCATCATCATGTATCTCCAAGACTGTCTCCATCGCCCTGGAAAAAGACTGTCTCAAGACCAAAGCTTTCATTTAAACTGGGCACCAAGAAGCAAATCAAAATGTGTCTCGTGTCACCCGGTGCTGCAAACACTGTGCACATCTGTGTCTCATTTGGAATATTGTCCGTTGTCCAATCCTGTGTTCTTGTTCAAAGCCAACATCCTCGGGGCACGTACTGTCCACCCCTTGGATGCAAAGGCTCAGGGTAAGGAGAGGTCTTTTGACCAGGTTTCTGATTAGGGGTGTGATCCTCTTGGGGGGACAACCTGGGTTTTCCCACTGATCACAAACCCAAGATGGATCCACAGAGCCCAAGGGAATTCGGTGTGCAGCAGAGTTGACCCATGAGGAGGCCAGGCCTTTATGCTCCTACAGTTGGTATCTCAGAGCCACAGGGAGTTTTTGCTCCATTGCCTCAAGCACGTGATTGTTTTGGCGAGAACGTGAAAAGAATCCTCAAcccttttttttggtttttgaaaagcTGATCCGTGAAATAATGAGTCCTGGACGTGAAGATTCCTTCCCAACTAAAATCTAACCTCCCCTTTTTCCCCACTTGGCAATCCCAGCATCCACCACCTTGTACAGTGGCGTCTGGACTTCTCCACTGCTGTTACCTTGTGCTTCCAGAACGTCCATCTTGGCTTTCACTCTTAGACAAGGGGATATTTGGGAAAGTAGGTTAAAACCCTGACGTGTAGGGTGTTTTCCTTTACCGAGACCAGTTTGTAGAGTTGCATTAAACAGTTTAAGTGCAGCAGGTAGGCACTTGAGGAGTTTTTTTGCTTATTGTGTCGTTTCACATTTCATCTTACTAATACTTTGCTTTTGGTTCAGTGTCccagcaaacattttaaattaacaaaatggaagaaaagcaggGCAAAACAAGGAAATGTATCAGTTGAGAGGACCCTGTAAACAACATGCAGAAAGTATATTCTAACAAAATAATCTGGAATTGTAGGTGTTTTTAGATTTAATAATCTTTGTGTTATCGGTAACATGTTAATATTTGCGTAAATATTCCTTTATATCGGATCTTCGTGGTAGAAAGCCAATCCCTCTGCCAAACGAAAATTGGTATCTTCAAATAGCaatattatattgaataaatagAGCACAGGGACCTTTATTAGTTAGAAGTACAGAACTGGT comes from the Panthera uncia isolate 11264 chromosome D2, Puncia_PCG_1.0, whole genome shotgun sequence genome and includes:
- the CXCL12 gene encoding stromal cell-derived factor 1 isoform X1, whose amino-acid sequence is MDAKVVAVLALVLAALCLSDGKPVSLSYRCPCRFFESHVARANVKHLKILNTPNCALQIVARLKNNNRQVCIDPKLKWIQEYLEKALNKGRREEKMGKREKIGKKKRQKKRKAAQKRKN